One Rosa chinensis cultivar Old Blush chromosome 5, RchiOBHm-V2, whole genome shotgun sequence genomic region harbors:
- the LOC112165328 gene encoding zinc finger protein CONSTANS-LIKE 4: MKECELCGVRARMYCEADRASLCWDCDEKVHGANFLVAKHPRVLLCHVCQSQTPWTSCGAKLTPTVSVCQSCVGSCRKIDLNEEQESEAENEEEEEDYYDDEDEEDDDVEDEEEEDENQVVPWSCCSYSPAQRPPAVSGSDSEAEISVSKRLRENVDVDYSDDEVGFDGTSSFGGSMRPLKRPKVGEEKNGDGDDGGESEWRATAIMSSIQKLEKEVINGAGNASTAVLRICKLSRDESSH, translated from the exons ATGAAAGAGTGCGAGCTGTGTGGAGTGAGAGCTCGGATGTACTGCGAGGCGGACCGCGCGAGTTTATGCTGGGACTGCGACGAGAAAGTTCACGGAGCTAACTTTCTGGTGGCGAAGCATCCGAGAGTTCTTCTCTGCCATGTGTGCCAGTCGCAGACGCCGTGGACGAGTTGCGGAGCCAAGCTGACGCCGACGGTGTCGGTCTGCCAGAGTTGCGTTGGAAGCTGTAGAAAGATTGACCTGAACGAGGAGCAAGAAAGCGAAGCagagaatgaagaagaagaagaagattattatgatgatgaagatgaagaagatgatgacgttgaggatgaggaggaagaggatgagAACCAGGTGGTTCCATGGTCATGCTGTTCTTACTCACCGGCACAGCGTCCACCAGCAGTGAGCGGTTCGGATAGTGAAGCCGAGATTTCGGTGTCGAAGCGACTGCGAGAGAATGTAGATGTGGATTATTCTGAT GATGAGGTAGGGTTTGATGGGACGTCGTCGTTTGGTGGTTCAATGAGACCGTTGAAAAGGCCGAAAGTGGGTGAAGAGAAGAATGGTGACGGAGATGATGGCGGTGAATCGGAGTGGAGAGCAACGGCGATCATGAGCTCAATTCAGAAGCTGGAAAAGGAAGTGATCAACGGCGCTGGTAATGCGTCCACCGCGGTTCTTAGGATTTGCAAACTCAGTAGAGATGAGAGCAGCCATTGA